The following coding sequences are from one Dreissena polymorpha isolate Duluth1 chromosome 8, UMN_Dpol_1.0, whole genome shotgun sequence window:
- the LOC127840849 gene encoding uncharacterized protein LOC127840849, which yields MQTSHANNLNESKNKGIRDKLQSILPHILIKKEICSLILNQNMYEAVSTNNASVVYAAVTGFVEKKSKYWFTDYQFVVEVYWTNKRTTFIKRSYSDVLRFQDQLLDYFSERLQKGLIKTPVYIPRLQGKRVFQLRSVELAEQQETELQKFFRDLIGGNPLISGNKIVTDFLNRWPTDPVPSADEIPEEDDEDDVLFDR from the exons ATGCAAACTTCGCatgcaaataatttaaatgaaagcaAAAATAAGGGCATTCGAGACAAACTTCAGTCGATCCTTCcgcatattttaattaaaaaggaGATTTGTTCGTTAATTTTGAACCAAAATATGTACGAGGCGGTGTCAACTAACAACGCTTCGGTTGTGTACGCAGCAGTGACGGGTTTTGTGGAGAAAAAGTCGAAATACTGGTTCACTGACTACCAATTCGTCGTTGAAGTGTACTGGACCAATAAGCGGACTACTTTTATCAAGCGTAGTTACAGCGATGTGCTTAGGTTCCAAGACCAGTTGCTGGACTATTTTAGTGAACGCTTGCAGAAGGGGCTAATAAAGACGCCTGTTTATATACCTAGATTGCAAG GAAAACGAGTATTTCAATTAAGATCGGTTGAGTTGGCTGAACAACAGGAAACGGAACTACAAAAATTCTTCAGGGATCTCATTGGTGGAAACCCTCTC ATATCCGGTAACAAGATAGTGACGGACTTCTTGAACCGGTGGCCTACCGACCCTGTGCCCAGTGCAGACGAAATACCGGAAGAAGACGACGAGGATGACGTCCTATTTGACCGATGA